In the genome of Sciurus carolinensis chromosome 3, mSciCar1.2, whole genome shotgun sequence, one region contains:
- the Ddx52 gene encoding probable ATP-dependent RNA helicase DDX52 isoform X2 encodes MISEIISQEDNTIQWVSSMEANIEDKNVKGENKLSSGKLEHLRKEKINFFRNKHKIHIQGTDLPDPITTFQQLDQEYKINSRLLQNILGAGFQTPTPIQMQAIPVMLHGRELLASAPTGSGKTLAFSIPILMQLKQPANKGFRALIISPTRELASQIHRELIKISEGTGFRIHMIHKAAVATKKFGPKSSKKFDILVTTPNRLIYLLKQDPPGIDLTSVEWLVVDESDKLFEDGKTGFRDQLAFIFLACTSHKVRRAMFSATFAYDVEQWCRLNLDNIITISIGARNSAVETVEQELLFVGSETGKLLAMRELVKKGFSPPVLVFVQSIERAKELFHELIYEGINVDVIHAERTQQQRDNTVHSFRAGKIWVLICTALLARGIDFKGVNLVINYDFPTSSVEYIHRIGRTGRAGHKGKAVTFFTEDDKPLLRSVANVIQQAGCPVPEYIKGFQKLLSKQKKKMIKKPLERESISTTPKYFLEKSKDKRKKVTSQNSKKKVALEDKS; translated from the exons atgattTCAG aaattatttctcaaGAAGATAATACTATACAGTGGGTATCATCTATGGAAGCAAATATtgaagataaaaatgttaaaggagaaaataaactatCTTCAGGAAAGTTGGAACATCTCAGAAAGGAAAAG ATAAACTTCTTccgaaataaacacaaaattcatatCCAAGGAACTGATCTTCCTGACCCAATTACTACATTTCAGCAGTTAGAccaggaatataaaataaattctcgACTGCTTCAGAACATTCTAGGTGCAGGCTTCCAAACACCTACACCAATCCAAATGCAAGCCATTCCAGTTATGCTGCAT GGTCGGGAACTTCTGGCTTCTGCTCCAACAGGATCTGGGAAGACTTTAGCTTTTAGCATTCCCATTTTAATGCAGCTGAAACAACCTGCAAATAAAGGCTTCAGAGCCCTGATCATATCCCCAACACGAGAACTTGCCAGCCAG atTCACCGAGAGTTAATTAAAATCTCTGAGGGAACAGGATTCAGGATACACATGATCCACAAAGCAGCAGTAGCAACCAAGAAATTCGGACCTAAATCATCTAAGAAGTTTG ATATTCTTGTGACTACTCCAAATCGACTAATCTATTTGTTAAAGCAAGATCCACCAGGAATAGACCTAACAAG tGTTGAGTGGCTGGTAGTAGATGAATCAGACAAACTATTTGAAGATGGCAAAACTGGGTTTAGAGACCAGCTGGCTTTCATTTTCCTGGCCTGCACATCCCACAAGGTCAGAAGAGCTATGTTCAGTGCAACCTTTGCATATGATGTTGAACAGTGGTGCAGACTCAACCTGGATAATATTATTACTATATCCATTGGAGCAAG gaaTTCTGCAGTAGAGACAGTAGAGCAAGAACTTCTCTTTGTTGGGTCTGAGACTGGAAAACTTTTGGCCATGAGAGAACTTGTTAAAAAG gGTTTCAGTCCACCTGTACTTGTTTTTGTTCAGTCCATTGAAAGAGCTAAAGAACTTTTTCATGAGCTTATATATGAAGGTATTAATGTGGATGTTATTCATGCAGAAAGAACACAGCAGCAG AGAGATAATACAGTCCACAGCTTCCGAGCAGGAAAAATCTGGGTTCTTATTTGTACAGCCTTGCTTGCAAGAGGAATTGATTTTAAAGGTGTGAATTTGGTAATCAATTATGATTTTCCAACCAGCTCAGTGGAATATATCCACAGGATAG GTCGAACTGGAAGAGCAGGTCATAAGGGAAAAGCTGTTACATTTTTCACTGAAGATGATAAACCATTATTAAGAAG TGTTGCCAATGTTATACAGCAGGCTGGATGCCCTgtaccagaatatataaaaggTTTCCAGAAACTACTAAG
- the Ddx52 gene encoding probable ATP-dependent RNA helicase DDX52 isoform X1: MDVHDLFRRLGAGAKFDVKRFSADATRFQVGKRKYDFDSSEVNQGLDFFGNKKSVLSECEVSQTHRELQNEEKKEESLTEKKREPNRKKRRKMISEIISQEDNTIQWVSSMEANIEDKNVKGENKLSSGKLEHLRKEKINFFRNKHKIHIQGTDLPDPITTFQQLDQEYKINSRLLQNILGAGFQTPTPIQMQAIPVMLHGRELLASAPTGSGKTLAFSIPILMQLKQPANKGFRALIISPTRELASQIHRELIKISEGTGFRIHMIHKAAVATKKFGPKSSKKFDILVTTPNRLIYLLKQDPPGIDLTSVEWLVVDESDKLFEDGKTGFRDQLAFIFLACTSHKVRRAMFSATFAYDVEQWCRLNLDNIITISIGARNSAVETVEQELLFVGSETGKLLAMRELVKKGFSPPVLVFVQSIERAKELFHELIYEGINVDVIHAERTQQQRDNTVHSFRAGKIWVLICTALLARGIDFKGVNLVINYDFPTSSVEYIHRIGRTGRAGHKGKAVTFFTEDDKPLLRSVANVIQQAGCPVPEYIKGFQKLLSKQKKKMIKKPLERESISTTPKYFLEKSKDKRKKVTSQNSKKKVALEDKS; this comes from the exons ATGGATGTACACGATCTCTTTCGCCGTCTAGGCGCGGGAGCCAAATTCGACGTGAAACGCTTCTCGGCAGACGCAACTCGATTCCAG gtaggaaaaaggaaatatgactttGATTCTTCAGAAGTGAACCAGGGACTGGACTTCTTTGGAAACAAGAAGTCTGTCTTAAGTGAGTGTGAAGTGTCACAAACACACCGGGAACtccaaaatgaagagaaaaaagaagagagccTAACTGAAAAGAAGAGGGAGCCAaacaggaaaaagaggaggaagatgattTCAG aaattatttctcaaGAAGATAATACTATACAGTGGGTATCATCTATGGAAGCAAATATtgaagataaaaatgttaaaggagaaaataaactatCTTCAGGAAAGTTGGAACATCTCAGAAAGGAAAAG ATAAACTTCTTccgaaataaacacaaaattcatatCCAAGGAACTGATCTTCCTGACCCAATTACTACATTTCAGCAGTTAGAccaggaatataaaataaattctcgACTGCTTCAGAACATTCTAGGTGCAGGCTTCCAAACACCTACACCAATCCAAATGCAAGCCATTCCAGTTATGCTGCAT GGTCGGGAACTTCTGGCTTCTGCTCCAACAGGATCTGGGAAGACTTTAGCTTTTAGCATTCCCATTTTAATGCAGCTGAAACAACCTGCAAATAAAGGCTTCAGAGCCCTGATCATATCCCCAACACGAGAACTTGCCAGCCAG atTCACCGAGAGTTAATTAAAATCTCTGAGGGAACAGGATTCAGGATACACATGATCCACAAAGCAGCAGTAGCAACCAAGAAATTCGGACCTAAATCATCTAAGAAGTTTG ATATTCTTGTGACTACTCCAAATCGACTAATCTATTTGTTAAAGCAAGATCCACCAGGAATAGACCTAACAAG tGTTGAGTGGCTGGTAGTAGATGAATCAGACAAACTATTTGAAGATGGCAAAACTGGGTTTAGAGACCAGCTGGCTTTCATTTTCCTGGCCTGCACATCCCACAAGGTCAGAAGAGCTATGTTCAGTGCAACCTTTGCATATGATGTTGAACAGTGGTGCAGACTCAACCTGGATAATATTATTACTATATCCATTGGAGCAAG gaaTTCTGCAGTAGAGACAGTAGAGCAAGAACTTCTCTTTGTTGGGTCTGAGACTGGAAAACTTTTGGCCATGAGAGAACTTGTTAAAAAG gGTTTCAGTCCACCTGTACTTGTTTTTGTTCAGTCCATTGAAAGAGCTAAAGAACTTTTTCATGAGCTTATATATGAAGGTATTAATGTGGATGTTATTCATGCAGAAAGAACACAGCAGCAG AGAGATAATACAGTCCACAGCTTCCGAGCAGGAAAAATCTGGGTTCTTATTTGTACAGCCTTGCTTGCAAGAGGAATTGATTTTAAAGGTGTGAATTTGGTAATCAATTATGATTTTCCAACCAGCTCAGTGGAATATATCCACAGGATAG GTCGAACTGGAAGAGCAGGTCATAAGGGAAAAGCTGTTACATTTTTCACTGAAGATGATAAACCATTATTAAGAAG TGTTGCCAATGTTATACAGCAGGCTGGATGCCCTgtaccagaatatataaaaggTTTCCAGAAACTACTAAG